A genome region from Bombilactobacillus bombi includes the following:
- a CDS encoding AraC family transcriptional regulator: protein MSKLHHENVITNFDIGIRFYESLVRNNGYVPFHWHSSIEIVGVISGRLTFMFNGKEQIVNPQQFIVVPSGVVHAVENIPNQSLVLQVPLKFIENYYPHPENINFEITKCYSKAYKQIFGLLLKINSLVKQGYKGYLFDLGVIILLIMKELILNFTDDTNPLLQSTSSLKEIIVYINEHYVEHLSVNILANKFGYNSSYLSRIFKQQTGITIIQYIYRLRLASLYQDLLSSNISIKQLMDKNGLTNQRTARNLFKNMYGKLPLQIRQDKILQSK, encoded by the coding sequence ATGAGTAAACTTCATCATGAAAATGTGATTACAAATTTTGATATTGGGATTCGCTTTTATGAATCTTTAGTTAGAAATAATGGTTATGTACCCTTTCATTGGCATAGTAGTATTGAAATAGTGGGAGTCATTTCTGGACGACTAACTTTTATGTTTAATGGTAAAGAACAAATTGTTAATCCCCAACAATTTATAGTAGTTCCCTCAGGAGTGGTACATGCAGTAGAAAACATTCCTAATCAGTCCTTAGTATTACAAGTTCCTTTAAAATTTATTGAAAATTATTATCCTCATCCTGAAAATATTAATTTTGAAATTACGAAGTGTTATTCAAAAGCTTATAAACAAATATTTGGATTGTTACTTAAAATTAATTCTTTAGTTAAACAAGGTTATAAAGGATATTTGTTTGACTTAGGAGTAATTATCCTATTAATTATGAAAGAATTAATTTTAAATTTCACTGATGATACAAATCCACTTTTACAAAGTACAAGCAGTCTCAAAGAAATTATTGTTTATATCAATGAACACTATGTAGAACATTTAAGTGTAAATATTTTGGCCAATAAATTTGGTTATAATTCAAGCTATTTGTCAAGAATATTTAAACAACAAACAGGAATTACAATTATTCAATATATTTATCGTTTAAGACTAGCATCATTGTATCAAGATCTTTTATCTTCTAATATATCAATCAAACAATTAATGGATAAAAATGGATTAACAAATCAACGAACAGCAAGAAATTTATTTAAAAATATGTATGGTAAATTACCTTTACAAATTCGCCAAGACAAGATATTACAATCTAAATAA